A single region of the Candidatus Protochlamydia amoebophila UWE25 genome encodes:
- a CDS encoding exodeoxyribonuclease VII small subunit, whose amino-acid sequence MNNPSDQEPTASFETALCRLEEILEKMNSGTVSLDESLKLYEEADQLIIICNKRLNDAERKIEILVKNRSGELTLGNDDKPIIQDFKIASTS is encoded by the coding sequence GTGAATAATCCATCTGATCAAGAACCTACTGCTAGCTTTGAAACAGCTTTATGCCGCTTAGAAGAAATACTTGAAAAGATGAATAGCGGTACAGTAAGCCTTGATGAATCTCTTAAACTTTATGAAGAAGCTGATCAGTTAATAATAATTTGCAATAAACGATTAAATGATGCTGAACGAAAAATAGAGATTCTAGTCAAAAACCGTAGTGGTGAATTAACACTAGGAAACGACGACAAACCTATCATTCAAGATTTTAAGATCGCTTCAACCTCTTAA
- the xseA gene encoding exodeoxyribonuclease VII large subunit, producing the protein MQSDTPPLLTVTQLTQAIKLNLESMFPFIYLQGEISNFKEQSSGHFYFSLKDATAQISAVMFKAEASLLKTPPKGGDHVMIKGEISVYPPKGNYQLIIRELSYVGIGELLQKLEQLKIKLHQKGWFKAIHKKPIPRFPKKIGVITSPTGAVIQDILQILTRRFSGFHLILNPVKVQGEGAAKEIARAIEQFNRYQLVDVLIVGRGGGSLEDLWPFNEEIVAEAIYNSQIPIISAVGHETDHCIADYVADIRAPTPSAAAEIVISEKNQQLEHLKTLRRRIQQAIQNLIQSGHYRLKGFSKHLFITHPHVITEWRMQKLDDLKEDLSNQLKQIITFKKHQLESFARQTQLLKPSNQIIHLRKHLRDWNGIFSRKMQDLLLQNKKKIEQIEYRLKQQWTYLIGQKKYLFKGKDYRIKNNQLIRDRILSSKQKILHITNILKAVDPKNLLKQGYSILFAEKEVFVINSICKLKKGQKAKLLLSDGEALITINEVNPRE; encoded by the coding sequence ATGCAATCAGACACCCCCCCTCTATTAACGGTTACACAATTGACTCAAGCCATCAAACTCAATTTAGAGTCGATGTTTCCTTTTATTTATTTACAGGGTGAAATCAGCAATTTTAAAGAGCAATCATCTGGTCACTTTTACTTTTCTCTAAAAGATGCAACAGCTCAAATTTCTGCTGTGATGTTTAAAGCCGAAGCTTCTTTGTTGAAAACTCCTCCAAAAGGGGGTGATCATGTCATGATAAAAGGAGAAATAAGTGTTTATCCACCTAAAGGAAATTATCAGCTGATTATTCGAGAACTTTCTTATGTGGGTATAGGGGAACTTCTTCAGAAATTAGAACAGCTCAAAATTAAACTTCATCAAAAAGGTTGGTTTAAAGCGATTCATAAAAAACCGATTCCTCGTTTTCCTAAAAAAATCGGTGTGATAACCAGTCCTACAGGTGCAGTTATTCAAGATATTTTACAAATTTTAACACGTCGTTTTTCAGGTTTTCATCTCATACTTAATCCTGTCAAAGTTCAAGGAGAAGGAGCAGCAAAAGAGATTGCTCGTGCAATCGAACAATTCAACCGATATCAATTAGTTGATGTTTTAATTGTAGGAAGAGGTGGAGGAAGTTTAGAAGATTTATGGCCTTTCAATGAAGAAATTGTTGCTGAAGCTATTTATAACAGTCAAATCCCGATTATTAGTGCTGTTGGGCATGAAACAGATCATTGCATCGCTGATTATGTTGCAGATATTAGAGCTCCCACGCCTTCTGCTGCCGCAGAGATTGTCATTTCAGAAAAAAATCAACAACTTGAACATTTAAAAACTTTAAGAAGGCGAATACAGCAAGCTATTCAAAATCTTATCCAATCAGGGCACTACCGTTTAAAAGGTTTTAGCAAACATCTTTTTATTACTCATCCTCATGTTATTACAGAATGGAGAATGCAAAAACTTGATGATTTGAAAGAGGATCTTTCTAACCAACTCAAACAGATTATTACTTTCAAAAAACATCAATTAGAATCTTTTGCTCGCCAAACCCAGCTCTTGAAACCATCTAATCAAATCATTCACCTTAGAAAGCATTTGAGAGACTGGAATGGTATTTTTTCAAGAAAAATGCAAGATTTACTTTTGCAAAATAAAAAAAAGATTGAACAAATTGAATATCGTTTAAAGCAACAGTGGACCTATTTAATTGGGCAAAAAAAATATCTTTTTAAAGGAAAAGACTATAGAATCAAAAATAATCAATTAATCAGAGATCGAATCTTATCTTCAAAACAGAAAATTTTACATATAACTAATATTTTAAAAGCTGTTGATCCCAAAAATCTTTTAAAACAAGGCTATAGTATTCTATTTGCGGAAAAAGAAGTATTCGTTATAAATTCAATATGTAAACTTAAAAAAGGGCAAAAAGCCAAGCTCTTATTATCTGACGGCGAAGCCTTAATCACTATCAACGAAGTGAATCCTCGTGAATAA
- a CDS encoding Maf family protein yields MKIILGSQSPRRKEILNFFSLPFEQVSPVFDEETVPFGGNPEHYVLSLSAGKTKSLRYQFPKDILISADTIVYKEGKVFGKPRSKEEAFQNLRELAGHWHSVYTGVNVSNENQEIQQFEETKVLFNSLTDDEIHQYQEKIHCADKAGGYMVQGAGSLIIKKLEGCYYNVMGLPINTLRLCLSEIGIDLWKYLKD; encoded by the coding sequence ATGAAGATAATTTTAGGATCACAATCTCCTCGTCGTAAAGAAATTTTAAATTTTTTTTCTCTTCCCTTTGAACAAGTGAGCCCTGTCTTTGATGAAGAGACAGTCCCGTTTGGAGGTAACCCAGAACACTATGTTTTAAGTTTATCCGCGGGTAAAACCAAATCACTTAGATATCAATTTCCTAAAGATATTCTCATTTCTGCAGACACTATTGTTTACAAAGAAGGAAAAGTTTTTGGAAAACCACGTAGTAAAGAAGAAGCTTTTCAAAATTTACGTGAACTTGCTGGCCATTGGCATTCCGTTTATACAGGAGTTAACGTATCAAATGAAAATCAAGAAATTCAACAATTTGAAGAAACAAAAGTTTTATTTAATTCATTGACAGATGATGAAATCCATCAATATCAAGAAAAGATTCACTGTGCAGACAAAGCGGGTGGATACATGGTTCAAGGAGCGGGAAGTTTGATCATCAAAAAGCTGGAAGGATGTTATTATAATGTAATGGGACTTCCTATTAATACTTTGAGATTGTGTCTATCTGAGATAGGCATCGATCTCTGGAAATATTTAAAAGATTGA
- a CDS encoding NAD(+)/NADH kinase, with product MMIALFPNESKDPSLKIAAEICQFLISRNIEITAEDKHAKQLNVFPLSQVNVQHINFRISLGGDGTILRLIHKHPTIHAPLLGINLGSLGFLADIPLDGIFPSLEDLIKGRYRVQKRMMVEGSVLCKPSCFAVNEVVIHRAQNPCLIDLAIYVDGNYLNTFSADGMIISTPSGSTAYSLAAGGPILTPELKAFVLTPICPHTISNRPIVLMPEISIQVKYLSSYAPVEVSSDGISSFSLSTNEIFHASISSQTFDLVCLERHDYFATLREKLGWQGKLKI from the coding sequence ATGATGATTGCACTATTTCCTAATGAAAGTAAAGATCCCTCCTTAAAAATTGCAGCAGAGATTTGCCAGTTTTTGATTTCTCGAAATATTGAAATTACTGCCGAAGATAAACATGCCAAACAATTAAACGTATTTCCCCTATCACAAGTAAACGTTCAACATATCAATTTTCGTATTTCTCTCGGAGGAGATGGCACAATCTTACGACTCATTCATAAACACCCAACTATTCATGCTCCTTTACTTGGAATTAATTTAGGAAGTCTTGGTTTTTTAGCTGACATTCCGTTAGATGGCATTTTTCCAAGCTTAGAAGATTTAATTAAAGGACGTTATCGTGTTCAAAAACGGATGATGGTGGAAGGTTCTGTATTATGTAAGCCCTCTTGTTTTGCAGTTAATGAAGTCGTTATTCACCGTGCTCAGAATCCATGCTTAATTGATTTAGCTATTTATGTGGATGGAAACTATCTCAACACTTTTTCAGCTGATGGGATGATTATCTCGACTCCTAGTGGATCAACAGCATACTCTTTGGCAGCCGGCGGCCCGATTTTAACGCCAGAATTAAAAGCTTTTGTTCTTACTCCTATTTGTCCCCATACGATTTCTAATCGCCCCATTGTTTTAATGCCAGAAATATCTATTCAAGTTAAATATTTAAGTTCCTACGCTCCCGTTGAAGTTTCCTCAGATGGCATATCGAGTTTTAGCTTATCAACAAACGAAATTTTTCATGCTTCTATTTCTTCTCAAACTTTTGATTTAGTTTGCTTAGAAAGGCATGATTATTTCGCTACTCTAAGAGAAAAACTAGGATGGCAAGGAAAATTAAAAATTTAA
- a CDS encoding 1-deoxy-D-xylulose-5-phosphate synthase, giving the protein MTQSILSNLNHPNDIKNLSYSDLKYLAHEIRQRIIEVLSVNGGHLASNLGVVELTLALHKVFESPDDKFIWDVSHQTYVHKLLTGRNDRFHEIRQFKGLCGFSHPKESIHDHFHAGHAGTALSLALGVAKNRDLTKRKDYIIPIIGDATLTCGLTLEALNNISRELKRFIVILNDNAMSISKNVGAITHILSRLLSNPTTNKIHQELDTIVSKIPNYGPILSQQGHKITESLKNLVSPAVYFEQYGLSYIGPIDGHDTKKLVDVLEGVKDSNWPVIIHVLTRKGEGMDEAIKNPISYHGAKPFSKDTGKFLPNPVTKPTFPKIFGSHLLKMAEKDPSIVAITPAMSAGSCLDDFMKTFPERCIDVGIAESHAITFAGGMAYGGKMKIVASIYATFLQRAFDNVFHDICLQELPVVFAIDRAGISGPDGSTHHGIYDISFLNAMPNMIIAQPRNGQVLKELMESAFSWKRPTAIRYPNLMTEEFNHPICERELGKGEVLIEGTEILIVALGHMNQAALKVRDLLAQTGIEATVLDPIFVKPLDSELFCKLLLNHNKIVTIEEHSVVSGMGSIINNFLVGQGFNQIQVLNLGIPEAFLDHGRNQDLLNEIGLVPEKIFRQIQSHFNLIAQNTLNPVA; this is encoded by the coding sequence ATGACACAATCAATTCTATCGAATTTGAATCATCCCAATGATATCAAAAATCTTTCCTATAGTGATCTCAAGTACTTAGCTCATGAAATTAGACAACGCATTATTGAAGTTTTATCTGTTAATGGAGGACATTTAGCCTCAAATTTGGGTGTGGTTGAACTCACTTTAGCTCTGCATAAAGTTTTTGAGTCCCCTGATGACAAATTTATCTGGGATGTTAGTCACCAAACTTATGTTCATAAATTACTAACAGGTCGAAATGATCGCTTTCATGAAATTAGACAATTCAAAGGATTGTGTGGATTTTCTCATCCTAAGGAATCTATTCATGATCACTTCCATGCAGGACATGCAGGAACCGCTCTTTCCTTAGCATTAGGTGTTGCCAAAAATAGAGACTTAACCAAGAGAAAAGATTATATTATCCCAATTATTGGTGATGCAACTTTAACATGTGGATTAACTTTAGAGGCCCTAAACAATATTTCTCGAGAGCTTAAACGCTTTATCGTAATTCTCAATGATAATGCTATGTCTATTTCTAAAAATGTGGGAGCAATTACGCATATTTTAAGTCGCTTACTAAGTAATCCTACAACAAATAAAATTCACCAAGAGCTTGATACAATCGTTTCTAAAATACCTAATTATGGTCCCATTCTTTCACAACAAGGACATAAAATCACTGAATCTTTAAAAAACTTGGTGAGCCCTGCCGTTTATTTTGAACAATATGGTCTTTCTTATATAGGACCGATTGATGGACACGACACAAAAAAACTAGTGGATGTTTTAGAAGGTGTAAAAGACTCTAACTGGCCAGTTATCATTCATGTTTTGACCAGAAAAGGGGAAGGAATGGATGAAGCCATCAAAAATCCCATCTCTTACCACGGAGCCAAGCCGTTTAGTAAAGATACTGGTAAATTTTTACCAAACCCGGTAACCAAACCTACTTTTCCCAAAATATTTGGTTCTCATCTTTTAAAAATGGCTGAAAAAGATCCTAGCATTGTGGCAATAACCCCAGCCATGTCTGCAGGGTCTTGCTTAGATGATTTTATGAAAACTTTTCCTGAACGCTGTATTGATGTGGGTATTGCTGAATCTCATGCGATTACTTTTGCAGGGGGTATGGCATATGGAGGTAAAATGAAAATCGTCGCCTCTATTTATGCAACTTTCTTACAAAGAGCTTTTGACAACGTTTTTCATGATATTTGCTTGCAAGAGTTACCGGTCGTATTTGCCATTGATCGAGCAGGAATTTCAGGACCTGATGGTTCTACCCATCACGGGATCTATGATATTTCATTTTTGAATGCGATGCCAAATATGATTATTGCACAGCCTCGTAATGGACAGGTTTTAAAAGAGTTGATGGAATCGGCTTTTAGTTGGAAAAGGCCAACGGCTATCCGTTATCCAAACTTAATGACCGAAGAATTTAACCATCCTATTTGTGAAAGAGAATTAGGAAAGGGAGAAGTTCTAATTGAAGGCACCGAAATTTTAATTGTCGCCTTAGGTCATATGAATCAGGCGGCATTAAAAGTCCGAGACCTATTAGCTCAGACTGGCATTGAAGCTACAGTTTTAGATCCTATTTTTGTTAAACCATTAGACTCGGAACTTTTTTGTAAGCTGCTTCTTAATCACAATAAAATTGTCACCATTGAAGAACATAGTGTTGTTTCTGGGATGGGCTCGATTATTAACAACTTTTTAGTTGGACAAGGGTTTAATCAAATACAAGTTTTAAATTTGGGAATACCCGAAGCTTTTCTCGATCATGGTAGAAATCAGGATCTTTTAAACGAGATTGGCTTGGTGCCTGAAAAAATTTTCAGACAAATTCAATCTCATTTTAATTTAATAGCACAAAATACCCTTAATCCTGTTGCTTAA
- a CDS encoding DUF11 domain-containing protein → MRKQLGILTSLVFLGVSALLWTGCSNSHGSSDYCEPSAPICAPSKPICPPVCKPCSEPCKTLNSCRPVCEPQSCAVPQKATSKPAYPLVAQEHCPPKCAAPLKQCKAGPVGECSTNGVTVKARNPKMCILGDQYPLDLEISTSCDVCEVILTTTLPEGVTYLRSQPEAKVDGRNVVWSFGSMNRGQTVPARIWLKSEREGDLCTCFCVKATPVAYCALLCAKPVLVCEKHAPAEVGPNEPINYTITVTNIGTCPAEDVVITDNIPDGLEHASGQKTLNFKLGTLEPCQTKKVNFCLTTCHRGNFCNTAVVTACNANQTSCEACTCVACCQVECQKVGPKEVPVGQNADYQITVVNTGDKSLHEVVVTDTAPSATSIVTASGANINGKQAIWKLKELKAGEKATFNATLTTCTPGYFVNRVNVTNCEGCNSSCEFGTNWKGRPALDVGITNSDNPICVGETSRFKVIVTNKGQEYDTNVNVVVNFPSELTPVNASGASAAQLKGQTVTFAPFPNLAPRQTLEYYITVKANSRGDLRPKVQVSSDFIKNPITQEESLIVN, encoded by the coding sequence ATGAGAAAACAACTAGGGATATTAACCTCGTTGGTTTTTTTAGGTGTTTCGGCACTTCTTTGGACAGGCTGTTCCAATTCACACGGAAGCAGCGATTATTGCGAACCTTCGGCCCCGATTTGTGCGCCAAGTAAACCAATCTGTCCTCCTGTATGCAAGCCTTGTTCAGAGCCTTGCAAAACTCTCAATTCATGCCGGCCAGTTTGTGAACCACAGTCATGCGCGGTTCCACAAAAAGCGACTAGCAAACCTGCTTACCCTTTAGTTGCTCAAGAGCACTGCCCACCTAAGTGTGCAGCACCTTTAAAGCAATGTAAAGCTGGACCTGTAGGTGAGTGCTCTACAAATGGGGTAACAGTTAAAGCTCGAAATCCCAAGATGTGTATTCTTGGTGACCAATATCCTCTAGATTTAGAAATTTCTACTAGCTGTGATGTTTGTGAAGTTATTCTAACAACTACTCTTCCTGAAGGTGTAACTTATTTGAGAAGCCAACCAGAAGCAAAAGTGGATGGCCGTAATGTTGTTTGGTCTTTTGGCAGCATGAACCGAGGACAAACTGTTCCAGCTAGAATTTGGTTAAAAAGCGAAAGAGAAGGTGATCTTTGCACATGCTTCTGCGTGAAAGCAACTCCAGTTGCCTATTGCGCTCTCCTTTGTGCAAAACCTGTTCTTGTTTGTGAAAAACATGCACCAGCTGAAGTTGGTCCAAATGAACCAATCAACTATACAATTACTGTAACAAACATTGGTACATGCCCAGCCGAAGATGTTGTCATTACTGACAATATTCCAGATGGACTAGAACATGCTAGTGGTCAAAAAACTCTTAACTTTAAGTTAGGCACCTTAGAGCCTTGCCAAACGAAAAAAGTGAACTTCTGCTTAACAACTTGCCATCGTGGAAACTTCTGCAATACAGCAGTTGTAACAGCTTGCAATGCTAATCAAACATCTTGCGAAGCTTGCACATGTGTCGCATGCTGCCAAGTTGAATGCCAAAAAGTTGGACCTAAAGAAGTTCCTGTCGGACAAAATGCTGATTACCAAATCACAGTTGTGAACACAGGTGACAAGTCACTTCATGAAGTTGTTGTTACAGATACAGCTCCTTCTGCAACAAGTATTGTGACAGCTTCTGGTGCAAACATTAATGGCAAACAAGCTATTTGGAAACTTAAAGAACTAAAAGCTGGTGAAAAAGCAACATTCAACGCTACGTTGACAACTTGCACACCTGGCTATTTTGTTAATAGAGTTAATGTCACTAACTGTGAAGGTTGCAACTCTAGCTGCGAATTTGGTACAAACTGGAAAGGACGCCCAGCTCTTGATGTCGGTATAACAAATTCCGATAATCCAATTTGTGTTGGTGAAACAAGCCGCTTTAAAGTGATTGTGACTAACAAAGGTCAAGAGTATGATACAAATGTAAATGTTGTTGTCAACTTCCCAAGCGAGCTTACTCCAGTTAACGCATCTGGTGCATCTGCAGCTCAGTTAAAGGGACAAACAGTTACATTTGCTCCATTCCCAAATCTCGCTCCTCGGCAAACACTTGAGTACTATATCACTGTTAAGGCTAATAGTCGCGGTGATTTACGTCCTAAAGTGCAAGTAAGCTCGGATTTCATTAAAAATCCGATCACACAAGAAGAGAGCTTAATTGTGAACTAA